The Tautonia marina genome has a window encoding:
- a CDS encoding glycerophosphodiester phosphodiesterase family protein, which translates to MKPQTSLPSILKQVLGDFSRSFAPLVGYEVLYRIAGFILIAPASAWLLRSLIGMTGRYAVGNVELITFAFSPLGLTVVLVTGIVTVFNLFLQHAGAILIADARLRGRHLSAFGAFWRVLLNIPGMIQLGVQQIARYALVVLPVLTLVGLAYWLLWSDADLYFLTKARPRPFWIGVMVAGLTIAVGTFFVVRMFLQWLVSLPLMLVEGSSAADALRTSKQRVSGQSMRNLGLLIAATLAVALLGALAAGLFASISDRVLSLIPERLDITIPALGGLLGIHFLLFEAVEISGSILVGLVIFRIAHEHGLIEPDRHTLRASELKTLRALSRRRLLRKVFVGVMLLVVMSSLAALGLLATVGVSPTVTITAHRGAAHDAPENTLAAIRAALASGADAAEIDVQLTSDGQVVVFHDEDLMRLANDPRRLSDLTFEEVRAFDVGSWFAPEFKGERIPTLDEALDKAGDRLGLNIELKLTRTQSDPAPLVRGVLEALERKQAHSRCVISTLSYPALAEVRRQAPEMRVGFIVFEAVGDPTRLDLDFLSVRDALATDDFIARARRRGRPVHVWSVSDPDQFVTLVQRGVADVITSDPALLVARRAELEELNDLERLLLWYQRILNDR; encoded by the coding sequence ATGAAGCCACAGACTTCGCTCCCCTCAATTCTGAAGCAAGTGTTGGGGGACTTCAGCCGTTCGTTCGCCCCTCTTGTCGGATATGAGGTTCTTTATCGGATCGCAGGTTTCATCCTCATCGCCCCTGCAAGTGCCTGGCTCTTGCGATCGCTGATTGGCATGACGGGACGCTATGCGGTCGGAAATGTCGAGTTGATCACCTTCGCTTTCTCCCCGCTTGGCCTGACCGTGGTCCTTGTGACGGGAATTGTCACGGTCTTCAATTTGTTCCTCCAGCATGCCGGGGCCATCCTCATCGCTGATGCCAGGCTCAGAGGTCGCCACCTCTCGGCGTTCGGAGCCTTCTGGCGGGTGCTGCTCAACATTCCGGGAATGATTCAACTCGGTGTCCAGCAGATCGCCCGGTACGCACTGGTCGTCCTCCCGGTCCTCACGTTGGTTGGGCTGGCCTACTGGTTGCTTTGGTCAGACGCCGACCTCTACTTTCTCACCAAGGCCCGTCCTCGCCCATTCTGGATCGGTGTGATGGTGGCCGGTCTTACGATTGCCGTGGGAACATTCTTCGTGGTGCGAATGTTCCTCCAATGGCTGGTCTCACTCCCATTGATGCTTGTCGAAGGTAGTTCCGCGGCAGATGCGTTACGCACCAGCAAGCAGCGCGTCTCTGGTCAGTCGATGAGGAACCTGGGGCTCCTGATCGCCGCAACGCTCGCAGTGGCGCTGCTCGGGGCTCTCGCGGCCGGACTGTTCGCAAGCATCAGTGACCGGGTGCTAAGCCTGATTCCAGAACGCTTGGACATCACCATCCCTGCTCTGGGAGGATTGCTCGGGATTCACTTCCTCCTGTTCGAGGCCGTTGAAATCTCGGGCTCAATCCTGGTTGGCCTGGTGATCTTTCGAATCGCACATGAACACGGTCTCATCGAGCCGGATCGACACACCCTCAGGGCCTCAGAGCTGAAAACACTCCGCGCCCTTTCGAGGCGTCGTCTCCTTCGCAAGGTGTTCGTCGGGGTCATGCTCCTGGTCGTGATGTCTTCTCTGGCAGCGCTGGGACTCCTCGCAACCGTCGGCGTTTCACCAACCGTCACCATCACCGCGCACCGCGGAGCGGCCCACGACGCTCCCGAAAACACCCTGGCTGCCATCCGAGCCGCCCTCGCCTCTGGTGCCGACGCGGCCGAGATCGACGTCCAACTGACCTCCGACGGCCAGGTCGTTGTTTTTCATGACGAAGACCTGATGCGACTGGCCAACGATCCTCGACGCCTCTCCGACCTGACCTTTGAAGAGGTCCGGGCCTTCGATGTCGGTTCCTGGTTCGCCCCCGAATTCAAGGGAGAACGCATTCCAACCCTCGACGAAGCCCTCGATAAGGCTGGCGACCGTCTCGGACTCAACATCGAGTTGAAGCTGACACGGACCCAATCAGATCCAGCTCCTCTGGTCCGCGGAGTCCTTGAAGCCCTTGAGCGGAAGCAGGCTCACTCACGTTGTGTCATCTCAACCCTCTCGTATCCTGCACTCGCTGAGGTCCGCCGCCAGGCACCCGAAATGCGCGTCGGCTTCATCGTGTTCGAGGCCGTGGGCGACCCGACCCGACTCGATCTCGACTTCCTCAGTGTCCGCGATGCCCTTGCGACCGACGACTTCATCGCCCGAGCACGCCGACGAGGCCGACCGGTCCATGTTTGGTCGGTCAGCGATCCAGACCAATTCGTCACACTTGTTCAACGAGGAGTTGCCGACGTAATCACCTCGGACCCGGCGTTGCTGGTTGCTCGACGCGCGGAGCTTGAAGAGCTGAACGACCTGGAGCGTCTGCTCCTGTGGTATCAACGAATCCTGAACGACCGATAA
- a CDS encoding bifunctional sulfate adenylyltransferase/adenylylsulfate kinase yields the protein MTISASTSHPGPNTPYGGSLVDLIVDDARAAEMRATSQEYPSLTLDERGLCDLELLATGGFSPLRGFMGKADYERVVAEMRLADGTLWPLPVTLPVDPSQGVTEGKPLALRDVYGNLLAFLHVEEIYAYDKEAEAKGAYGTTDAKHPSVAYLNRQPGHYAAGKLEVIRVPPHYDFVELRKTPAEVRAHFTEKGWEKVVAFQTRNPLHRAHEELTKLAAKQVGGGLLIHPVVGVTKPGDVDHFTRVRCYRALVDDYYDENSVVLSLLPLAMRMAGPREALFHAIIRRNFGCTHLIVGRDHAGPGNDSSGKPFYGPYDAQEFMQKYGDEIGMGMVDFKLMVYLPDEDRYCPIDEVPEGVKTANISGTQVRDDYLAKGVPLPEWFSRPEVAEILRETNPPKFNQGLTIWFTGLSGSGKSTIAHALTERLAEYGRNASMLDGDEIRTHLSKGLGFSKEDRDTNIRRVGYVAGLVAQHGGTILCSVISPYRETRDEARKMSKGNFVEIFCDTPLDVCEQRDVKGLYAKARNAVASGKPMGFTGVDDPYEAPLNPEVTLDTSKLSVEQCADQIIEALLKLGYIQPHGHR from the coding sequence CTGACGATTTCTGCCTCGACTTCCCATCCTGGTCCCAACACCCCCTATGGCGGATCGCTGGTTGACCTGATCGTCGATGACGCCCGCGCCGCCGAAATGCGGGCAACCTCTCAAGAGTACCCGAGCCTGACGCTCGACGAACGTGGTCTCTGTGACCTGGAATTGCTGGCCACCGGCGGCTTCTCGCCGCTTCGAGGCTTCATGGGTAAGGCCGACTACGAGCGAGTAGTCGCCGAGATGCGCCTGGCCGACGGCACCCTCTGGCCCTTGCCGGTCACCCTGCCCGTCGATCCCTCCCAGGGAGTGACCGAAGGCAAGCCGCTGGCCCTCCGAGACGTCTACGGCAACCTGCTCGCCTTCCTCCATGTCGAGGAAATCTACGCATACGACAAGGAGGCCGAGGCCAAAGGGGCCTACGGCACGACCGACGCCAAGCACCCCTCCGTCGCCTATCTGAACCGCCAGCCGGGCCACTACGCCGCCGGCAAGCTCGAAGTCATCCGTGTCCCACCACACTACGACTTCGTCGAACTCCGCAAGACCCCGGCCGAGGTCCGAGCCCACTTCACCGAGAAGGGCTGGGAGAAGGTCGTTGCCTTCCAGACCCGAAACCCCTTGCACCGGGCCCACGAAGAACTGACCAAGCTCGCGGCCAAGCAGGTCGGCGGCGGCCTGCTCATCCACCCGGTCGTCGGTGTCACCAAGCCTGGAGACGTGGACCACTTCACCCGTGTCCGCTGCTATCGGGCCCTGGTGGACGACTACTACGACGAGAACTCGGTCGTCCTCAGCCTCTTGCCGCTGGCGATGCGGATGGCCGGACCTCGCGAGGCCCTCTTCCACGCGATCATCCGCCGCAACTTCGGCTGCACCCATCTCATCGTCGGTCGAGACCACGCCGGCCCCGGCAACGATTCCTCGGGCAAGCCCTTCTACGGGCCGTACGACGCCCAGGAATTCATGCAGAAGTATGGCGATGAAATTGGCATGGGCATGGTCGATTTCAAGTTGATGGTCTACCTGCCCGACGAGGACCGGTACTGCCCCATCGACGAGGTCCCCGAAGGGGTCAAGACCGCCAACATCTCCGGTACCCAGGTCCGCGACGACTATCTCGCCAAGGGCGTGCCCCTGCCCGAGTGGTTCAGCCGCCCTGAGGTTGCCGAGATCCTTCGCGAGACCAACCCGCCGAAGTTCAACCAAGGGTTGACGATCTGGTTCACCGGCCTTTCCGGATCGGGCAAGAGCACCATCGCTCACGCCTTGACCGAACGCCTGGCCGAGTACGGTCGCAACGCCTCGATGCTCGACGGCGACGAGATCCGGACCCACCTGTCGAAGGGGCTCGGCTTCAGCAAGGAAGATCGAGATACGAACATCCGTCGCGTGGGCTACGTCGCTGGCCTGGTCGCCCAGCACGGCGGCACGATCCTCTGCTCGGTGATCAGCCCCTATCGCGAAACTCGCGACGAAGCCCGCAAGATGTCGAAGGGGAACTTCGTTGAGATCTTCTGCGACACCCCGCTCGATGTCTGCGAGCAGCGCGACGTGAAGGGCCTCTACGCCAAGGCCCGCAACGCCGTCGCCTCCGGCAAGCCGATGGGCTTCACCGGCGTGGACGACCCGTACGAGGCCCCGTTGAATCCCGAGGTCACGCTCGATACGAGCAAGCTCTCGGTCGAGCAGTGTGCCGACCAGATCATTGAGGCCTTGCTGAAGCTCGGGTACATCCAGCCTCACGGCCACCGTTGA
- a CDS encoding phosphoadenylyl-sulfate reductase: protein MTVEAPPNLKVDLADASQRLQSASAWEILRWSVETFGSKLTMATAFGPEGCAILHMLSHVDPDRQVRVFNLDTGYQFPETLRLRDRIAERYGIEVELVRADSTVAEFEAANGGPVYAKEPDRCCFERKIVPLRRAVVGYDAWISSIRADQSVHRAKANIVGWDAKFDLVKVNPLLQWSRRDVWAFVVANAIPYNPLHDQGYPSIGCWPCTRPVSEGETDERAGRWAGQAKTECGLHSLDSSQL, encoded by the coding sequence ATGACGGTCGAAGCCCCCCCGAATCTCAAGGTGGACCTGGCGGACGCGAGTCAACGACTGCAATCCGCCTCGGCCTGGGAGATCCTCCGCTGGTCGGTCGAGACGTTCGGCTCCAAGCTGACGATGGCCACGGCGTTCGGTCCCGAGGGATGCGCGATCCTTCACATGCTGTCCCATGTCGACCCCGATCGACAGGTCCGTGTCTTCAACCTCGACACCGGCTACCAGTTTCCCGAGACGCTTCGCCTCCGCGATCGCATCGCCGAACGCTACGGAATCGAGGTGGAACTGGTCCGGGCCGACTCGACCGTTGCCGAGTTCGAGGCCGCCAACGGCGGGCCGGTTTATGCGAAGGAACCCGACCGCTGCTGCTTCGAACGGAAGATCGTTCCGCTGCGTCGCGCTGTGGTCGGCTACGACGCCTGGATTTCCTCCATCCGCGCCGATCAATCGGTCCACCGAGCCAAGGCGAACATCGTGGGCTGGGACGCAAAGTTCGACCTCGTGAAGGTCAACCCCTTGCTCCAGTGGTCGCGTCGCGATGTCTGGGCCTTTGTCGTGGCCAATGCGATCCCGTACAACCCCTTGCACGACCAGGGCTACCCATCGATTGGCTGCTGGCCCTGCACTCGCCCGGTCTCCGAAGGTGAGACCGACGAACGAGCCGGCCGCTGGGCCGGTCAGGCGAAGACCGAATGCGGCCTTCATTCGCTCGACAGCAGCCAGCTGTAA
- the mtnA gene encoding S-methyl-5-thioribose-1-phosphate isomerase — protein sequence MTVDSSDNDLSPTIETVGWVGSAQNGCVRLIDQTLLPGMFTRIDCQTVDQVWEAIKMLRVRGAPAIGIAAAFGALLGARSQGTESIESVRSALHDATAHLRTSRPTAVNLFWALDRMDRTVEAEASRLSDPSALLERLLTEARAIQDEDRAMCRSIGRFGAELLKPGQGVLTHCNAGGLATADYGTALAVIFSAAEQGKSVHVFADETRPLLQGARLTAWELQRRGIPVTLICDNMAAQVMKEGRVQAVVVGADRIAANGDTANKIGTYSVALAARAHDIPFYVAAPSSTFDLSLPDGASIPIEQRDPREITHGFGYATAPEGIEVYNPAFDVTPATLITALITERGVIRPATREAIRDLIGS from the coding sequence ATGACCGTCGATTCCAGCGATAACGACCTCAGCCCGACGATCGAAACCGTCGGCTGGGTCGGTTCGGCCCAGAACGGGTGCGTTCGTCTGATTGACCAGACCCTCCTGCCCGGGATGTTCACCCGAATCGACTGTCAGACGGTCGATCAGGTCTGGGAAGCGATCAAGATGCTTCGGGTCCGCGGCGCTCCTGCCATTGGCATCGCCGCGGCCTTTGGTGCCCTCTTGGGCGCTCGCAGCCAGGGGACCGAATCCATCGAGTCGGTCCGCTCTGCCCTCCATGACGCCACCGCCCACTTGCGGACCAGCCGCCCCACGGCAGTGAATCTGTTCTGGGCACTCGACCGCATGGACCGCACCGTTGAGGCCGAAGCCTCTCGTCTCTCCGATCCCAGTGCTCTACTGGAGCGATTGCTCACGGAAGCCCGAGCGATCCAGGATGAAGATCGAGCCATGTGCCGATCCATCGGCCGCTTCGGTGCCGAGCTTCTGAAACCGGGCCAGGGGGTGCTTACCCACTGCAACGCCGGCGGCCTGGCCACGGCCGACTATGGAACCGCCCTGGCCGTGATCTTTTCCGCCGCCGAACAGGGCAAGTCGGTTCATGTCTTTGCTGATGAAACCCGGCCACTGCTTCAAGGGGCTCGTCTGACCGCCTGGGAACTCCAGCGCCGTGGAATTCCCGTCACCTTGATCTGCGACAACATGGCCGCTCAGGTCATGAAGGAAGGACGAGTCCAGGCTGTCGTCGTCGGCGCCGATCGAATCGCCGCCAATGGCGATACCGCCAACAAGATCGGCACCTACTCCGTGGCACTGGCAGCCCGAGCCCACGACATCCCGTTCTACGTCGCGGCGCCGTCGAGCACCTTCGACCTGAGCCTGCCCGACGGTGCTTCCATTCCGATCGAGCAACGCGACCCGCGAGAGATTACCCACGGGTTCGGTTACGCAACGGCCCCCGAAGGCATCGAGGTTTATAACCCTGCCTTCGATGTGACGCCGGCGACGTTGATCACTGCCTTGATCACCGAACGGGGTGTGATTCGCCCGGCCACTCGTGAAGCGATTCGAGACCTCATCGGCTCCTGA
- the glyA gene encoding serine hydroxymethyltransferase, translating to MTFLSDRDPEVFDAIVAEERRQRDELELIASENYTSRAVMEAVGSVLTNKYAEGLPGRRYYGGCEHVDTTERLAIARAKQLFGADHANVQPHSGASANLAVYYAALEIGDTVLAMDLAHGGHLTHGMPLNYSGRWYKTIGYGVDRDTERLDYDAIARLAREHRPKLILAGASAYSRIIDFDRIAEVAREVGALLMVDMAHIAGLVASGLHPNPVPVADFVTSTTHKTLRGPRGGITMCRADWAKKIDMAVFPGLQGGPLEHVIAGKAVCFGEALADDFKTYSAQVITNARALGEELARGGFRLISGGTDNHLILIDVSTKGLTGKIAEAALGRAGITVNKNLIPFDPRKPLDPSGIRIGTPALTTRGMKEDAIRQVGSWIVAVLDAPDDDTLTTRIRGEIAEFTRDYPVPSDAPAPAAV from the coding sequence ATGACCTTTCTTTCCGACCGCGACCCCGAGGTCTTTGACGCCATTGTTGCCGAGGAGCGCCGCCAGCGCGACGAGCTGGAGCTGATTGCCTCGGAAAATTACACCAGCCGAGCCGTGATGGAAGCCGTCGGGTCGGTCCTGACCAACAAATACGCCGAAGGTTTGCCCGGTCGCCGCTACTACGGCGGTTGCGAGCACGTCGACACGACCGAACGCCTCGCGATCGCACGTGCCAAGCAACTGTTCGGGGCCGATCACGCCAATGTCCAGCCCCACTCCGGGGCCTCGGCCAACCTGGCCGTCTACTACGCTGCCCTCGAAATCGGCGACACCGTGCTGGCGATGGACCTGGCCCACGGCGGCCACCTGACCCACGGCATGCCCCTGAACTACTCCGGACGCTGGTACAAGACCATCGGCTACGGCGTTGATCGTGACACCGAACGGCTCGATTATGACGCCATCGCCCGGCTCGCCCGCGAACACCGGCCGAAGCTCATCCTGGCCGGGGCCAGCGCCTATTCCCGGATCATCGACTTCGATCGGATCGCCGAGGTCGCCCGAGAGGTCGGGGCCCTGCTGATGGTCGACATGGCCCACATCGCCGGCCTGGTCGCCTCGGGATTGCACCCGAACCCCGTCCCGGTGGCCGACTTCGTCACCTCGACCACGCACAAGACCCTCCGGGGGCCCCGAGGCGGCATCACCATGTGCCGCGCTGACTGGGCCAAGAAGATCGACATGGCCGTTTTCCCTGGCCTTCAGGGTGGCCCCCTCGAACACGTCATCGCCGGCAAGGCCGTCTGCTTCGGCGAGGCTCTGGCCGACGACTTCAAGACCTACTCCGCCCAGGTGATTACCAACGCCCGAGCCCTCGGTGAGGAGCTCGCCCGCGGAGGCTTCCGGCTCATCTCGGGAGGGACCGACAACCACCTGATCCTCATCGACGTCTCGACCAAGGGCCTGACCGGCAAGATCGCCGAGGCCGCCCTCGGCCGCGCTGGGATCACCGTGAACAAGAACCTCATCCCGTTCGACCCCCGCAAGCCGCTCGACCCCAGCGGCATCCGCATCGGCACCCCCGCCCTGACCACCCGAGGGATGAAGGAAGACGCCATTCGTCAGGTCGGCTCCTGGATCGTTGCCGTGCTCGATGCCCCGGACGACGACACGCTCACCACCCGAATCCGTGGCGAGATCGCCGAATTTACCCGCGATTACCCCGTGCCGAGCGACGCTCCCGCCCCGGCCGCCGTCTGA
- a CDS encoding RrF2 family transcriptional regulator, which yields MKLSAKAEYACLAMLALARHRPDEPPMRIREIAESQGIPERYLVQILLHLKGAGLVSSVRGASGGYRLTKSPDRISIGEVLLAIDGPEEPHREPQAPEARALASVWDEIRRAEQAVLDRISLADVAERTAPRDWVI from the coding sequence ATGAAACTCTCCGCGAAAGCCGAATATGCCTGTTTGGCGATGCTTGCCCTCGCCCGCCATCGGCCCGACGAGCCCCCCATGCGCATCCGGGAAATCGCGGAGAGCCAGGGAATTCCCGAACGCTACCTCGTCCAGATTTTGCTCCATCTCAAGGGAGCCGGTCTGGTTTCCAGTGTCCGGGGCGCTTCGGGAGGCTACCGCCTGACAAAGTCCCCCGACCGGATCTCGATTGGTGAAGTTCTGCTGGCAATTGACGGCCCCGAAGAACCGCACCGAGAGCCCCAGGCCCCCGAAGCTCGGGCCCTCGCCTCCGTCTGGGACGAGATCCGGCGCGCTGAGCAGGCTGTGCTCGATCGGATCAGTCTGGCCGACGTCGCCGAGCGAACGGCCCCGCGAGACTGGGTCATTTGA